The Chitinophaga flava genome has a segment encoding these proteins:
- a CDS encoding phage tail protein yields MSTPFITEISIVAFNFAPKGYALCNGQLLPINQNQALFSLLGTTYGGNGQTTFGLPNLQGRIAMHMGNGHTLGEVSGSAYNTLTPNQIMAHSHAITADMQIQTGTTADTPSPANAFAAPAANGSPRYSNQADDKMSAIPINQLQVDPSVPFMTENNVTQGFPVENRMPYLCLNFIIALQGVFPSQT; encoded by the coding sequence ATGTCAACTCCCTTTATAACAGAGATTTCTATTGTTGCATTTAATTTTGCCCCGAAAGGGTATGCATTATGCAATGGACAACTACTCCCCATTAACCAGAATCAGGCTTTGTTTTCTTTATTAGGCACCACTTATGGTGGTAATGGCCAAACAACTTTCGGTTTACCTAATCTGCAAGGCCGGATAGCCATGCATATGGGGAATGGCCATACACTGGGAGAAGTCTCAGGCAGTGCCTATAATACGCTCACGCCCAATCAGATTATGGCGCATTCACACGCCATAACAGCCGATATGCAGATACAAACCGGCACCACTGCAGACACTCCTTCTCCTGCCAATGCCTTTGCCGCACCTGCTGCCAATGGCAGCCCGCGGTACAGCAATCAGGCAGATGATAAAATGTCGGCTATACCTATTAATCAGCTGCAGGTTGACCCTTCGGTCCCTTTCATGACTGAAAACAATGTCACACAGGGCTTTCCCGTTGAAAACAGGATGCCATACCTCTGCCTGAATTTTATTATCGCGCTTCAGGGTGTTTTCCCTTCACAGACTTAA